In Halobacterium sp. R2-5, the following are encoded in one genomic region:
- a CDS encoding thiamine ABC transporter substrate-binding protein produces MTDASDGERSTSRRRFVAAVGTTTALGLAGCIETTSTGGDSTTAATTEGTTTTTGGTTATTSGEPQSLTMGTTQAYVDAVSTSAGDWVKEAFESEYDVDFEWDVRENELNDFIQRKQQGVDLGADGYVGVTPTGLVRADRNLDESLFQGFDTSRISNSEDVVDAYRFDPQQRVLPTGSSYVCIVYDENAVDAPETLDDLTEDAWADELILANPQNTVTGLSFLLWTVKQYGEDGFLDYWERLVDNGLRTSGSWNAAYSAYSNEEAAMVVSYSTDQVYASQSEDTDMSRHQIAFPNDQGYAYVSGVAGFAGSDNDDFLHTFADFMLEAETQREVAVKNVGIPTVSDASLPEDMQQYAHVPEETLQYGYETLRDSADEWREQVSRLVATQ; encoded by the coding sequence GTGACCGACGCGAGCGACGGCGAGCGCTCGACTTCCCGGCGCCGGTTCGTCGCTGCGGTCGGGACGACGACCGCGCTCGGGCTCGCGGGCTGCATCGAGACCACGAGTACGGGCGGCGACTCGACGACAGCGGCGACCACGGAGGGGACGACCACGACCACCGGCGGCACGACCGCGACGACGAGCGGCGAGCCGCAGTCGCTGACGATGGGGACGACGCAGGCGTACGTCGACGCCGTCTCGACGAGCGCGGGCGACTGGGTAAAGGAGGCCTTCGAGTCCGAGTACGACGTCGACTTCGAGTGGGACGTCCGCGAGAACGAGCTGAACGACTTCATCCAGCGGAAACAGCAGGGCGTCGACCTCGGCGCGGACGGCTACGTCGGCGTCACGCCGACCGGACTGGTGCGCGCGGACCGCAACCTCGACGAGTCGCTGTTCCAGGGGTTCGACACCTCGCGCATCTCGAACAGCGAAGACGTCGTGGACGCCTACCGGTTCGACCCCCAGCAGCGCGTGCTCCCCACGGGGTCGTCGTACGTCTGCATCGTCTACGACGAGAACGCAGTCGACGCCCCGGAGACGCTCGACGACCTCACGGAGGACGCGTGGGCGGACGAGCTCATCCTCGCGAACCCGCAGAACACGGTGACGGGGCTGAGCTTCCTGCTGTGGACGGTCAAACAGTACGGCGAGGACGGCTTCCTCGACTACTGGGAACGCCTCGTCGACAACGGCCTCCGCACGTCGGGGTCGTGGAACGCCGCGTACAGCGCGTACTCCAACGAGGAGGCCGCGATGGTCGTCTCCTACAGCACCGACCAGGTGTACGCCTCCCAGAGCGAGGACACCGACATGTCCCGCCACCAGATCGCGTTCCCGAACGACCAGGGGTACGCGTACGTCTCCGGCGTCGCGGGGTTCGCGGGCAGCGACAACGACGACTTCCTGCACACGTTCGCGGACTTCATGCTGGAGGCCGAGACCCAGCGCGAGGTCGCCGTGAAGAACGTCGGCATCCCGACCGTCTCGGACGCCAGCCTCCCCGAGGACATGCAGCAGTACGCCCACGTCCCCGAGG
- a CDS encoding MTH1187 family thiamine-binding protein: MTVTAMLSVAPLDSPDVDFDAEIAKAIDALEEYDVRYETHPMETTIEADSLDEVFAAAKGATEAVDAGRVSTKLKIDHFREEDLAVEEKVDRVETHLGRTAASEEVSEQ, from the coding sequence ATGACCGTCACCGCGATGCTGTCGGTCGCACCGCTGGACAGCCCGGACGTCGACTTCGACGCGGAGATCGCGAAAGCAATCGACGCCCTGGAGGAGTACGACGTGCGCTACGAGACCCACCCGATGGAGACGACCATCGAGGCCGATAGCCTCGACGAGGTGTTCGCGGCCGCGAAGGGGGCGACGGAGGCCGTGGACGCCGGCCGGGTCAGCACGAAGCTCAAAATCGATCACTTCCGCGAGGAGGACCTCGCCGTCGAGGAGAAGGTCGACCGCGTGGAGACACACCTCGGCCGGACGGCCGCCAGCGAGGAGGTGAGCGAGCAGTGA
- the hmgA gene encoding hydroxymethylglutaryl-CoA reductase (NADPH), which produces MTDASDLADRVQAGDLRLYELEDHADADTAAAARRELLERETDADTDALGAFAFDADEVDPNIENLAGGTQLPLGVAGPIAVDGGAADDEFYLPLATTEGALVASVNRGCSAITAAGGANARVTKVGMTRAPVFRVEDVTEGAEVAEWVEEHFDALREAAESTTSHGELTEVTPYVVGDSVFLRFAYDTKDAMGMNMATIATEAAADVVESETPAELVALSGNLCSDKKPAAINAVEGRGRTVTADVTIPRDVVEERFDTTPEAIAEANTRKNLVGSAKAGSLGFNAHAANTVAAVFLATGQDAAQVVEGSNAITTVEDRGDELYASVNFASLEVGTVGGGTKLPTQREALDVLGVRGGGDPAGSNADALAEIIAAGALAGELSLLAALASRHLSSAHAELGR; this is translated from the coding sequence ATGACCGACGCCAGCGACCTCGCCGACCGCGTGCAGGCCGGCGACCTCCGGCTCTACGAACTCGAGGACCACGCGGACGCCGACACCGCGGCCGCGGCGCGACGCGAACTCCTCGAACGCGAGACCGACGCGGACACGGACGCCCTCGGCGCGTTCGCGTTCGACGCCGACGAGGTCGACCCGAACATCGAGAACCTCGCGGGCGGCACCCAGCTCCCGCTCGGCGTTGCCGGCCCCATCGCGGTCGACGGCGGCGCCGCGGACGACGAGTTCTACCTGCCGCTGGCGACCACGGAGGGCGCGCTCGTCGCCTCCGTCAACCGCGGCTGCTCGGCGATTACGGCTGCCGGCGGCGCGAACGCCCGCGTGACGAAGGTCGGGATGACGCGCGCGCCCGTCTTCCGCGTCGAGGACGTCACCGAGGGCGCCGAGGTCGCGGAGTGGGTCGAGGAGCACTTCGACGCGCTCCGCGAGGCCGCCGAGAGCACGACGAGCCACGGCGAACTCACCGAGGTGACGCCGTACGTCGTCGGCGACAGCGTCTTCCTGCGATTCGCCTACGACACGAAGGACGCGATGGGGATGAACATGGCCACCATCGCCACCGAGGCCGCGGCCGACGTCGTCGAATCGGAGACGCCCGCCGAACTGGTCGCGCTCTCCGGGAACCTCTGCTCGGACAAGAAGCCCGCCGCCATCAACGCCGTGGAGGGCCGCGGCCGCACCGTCACTGCGGACGTCACCATCCCCCGGGACGTCGTCGAGGAGCGCTTCGACACCACGCCGGAGGCCATCGCGGAGGCGAACACGCGGAAGAACCTCGTCGGCTCCGCGAAGGCCGGCAGCCTCGGATTCAACGCGCACGCCGCCAACACCGTCGCCGCCGTCTTCCTCGCGACCGGGCAGGACGCCGCGCAGGTCGTCGAGGGGTCGAACGCCATCACGACCGTCGAGGACAGGGGCGACGAACTGTACGCCTCCGTGAACTTCGCGAGCCTCGAAGTCGGGACGGTCGGCGGCGGCACGAAACTCCCCACGCAGCGCGAGGCCCTCGACGTGCTCGGCGTGCGCGGCGGCGGCGACCCCGCCGGTTCGAACGCGGACGCGCTCGCGGAGATCATCGCGGCCGGCGCGCTCGCCGGCGAACTCAGCCTGCTCGCGGCGCTTGCCTCCCGGCACCTCTCCTCGGCCCACGCGGAACTCGGCCGCTGA
- a CDS encoding DUF5817 domain-containing protein translates to MTYAVVGCSNCGGLWVLEGRPDTSGCPRCETRHQFSKLRKFVQTDDEDHAREVRASMLANRAGHGDAFAELEDFTTLGDFAEDAGMSDEEFLDSAGVDVDEVSAVEDRVEQSGRSLGKREAVRTALRELDEPTGAEVKAFAAEHGVDGEYVERALEKLRRAGDVTETGDGYRLL, encoded by the coding sequence ATGACGTACGCTGTCGTCGGCTGCTCGAACTGCGGCGGGCTCTGGGTGCTGGAGGGGCGGCCCGACACGTCGGGGTGCCCGCGCTGCGAGACCCGCCACCAGTTCTCGAAGCTCCGGAAGTTCGTGCAGACCGACGACGAGGACCACGCTCGCGAGGTGCGGGCGTCGATGCTCGCGAACCGCGCGGGCCACGGCGACGCGTTCGCGGAGCTGGAGGACTTCACGACGCTCGGGGACTTCGCCGAGGACGCGGGGATGAGCGACGAGGAATTCCTCGACTCGGCGGGCGTCGACGTCGACGAGGTGTCCGCCGTCGAGGACCGCGTCGAGCAGTCCGGGCGCAGCCTCGGGAAGCGCGAGGCCGTGCGAACGGCGCTGCGCGAACTCGACGAGCCCACCGGGGCCGAGGTGAAGGCGTTCGCGGCCGAGCACGGCGTCGACGGCGAGTACGTCGAGCGCGCGCTGGAGAAGTTGCGGCGCGCCGGCGACGTGACCGAGACCGGCGACGGCTACCGGCTGCTGTAG
- a CDS encoding thiamine pyrophosphate-dependent dehydrogenase E1 component subunit alpha has product MYENVVTARHYEERLQEVYLEGKQPAFDISAGTIPGELHLAAGHEAAAAGVCAHLREEDTVTAPHRPHHVAIAKGVDLRRMTAEILGRETGLCRGKGGHMHLFDPDVNFACSGIIAQGCPPAVGAAMAADKRNEDSVAVAYLGEGAVDQGAFLESLNLAAVQNLPVVFVVEDNDWAISMPQERVTDVHTPAERADGFDMPGVRVDHDDAVAVYEAARDAVGRARNGNGPTLLDVQVHRRMGHFMGDAESYRPDEDSERAQRLDAIERLAEDLREHGVEDAELNEIREDAEERVEDAIEWARDQPEPDPEDAYEDVFVDETAAASGGDD; this is encoded by the coding sequence ATGTACGAGAACGTGGTGACGGCGCGGCACTACGAGGAGCGACTGCAGGAAGTGTACCTCGAGGGCAAACAGCCCGCGTTCGACATCTCCGCCGGGACGATCCCCGGCGAACTCCACCTCGCGGCCGGCCACGAGGCAGCGGCCGCGGGCGTCTGCGCGCACCTCCGCGAGGAGGACACCGTGACCGCGCCCCACCGCCCGCACCACGTCGCCATCGCGAAGGGCGTCGACCTGCGACGGATGACTGCGGAGATTCTCGGCCGCGAGACCGGGCTCTGCAGGGGGAAGGGCGGCCACATGCACCTCTTCGACCCGGACGTGAACTTCGCGTGCAGCGGCATCATCGCGCAGGGCTGCCCGCCCGCGGTAGGCGCCGCGATGGCCGCCGACAAGCGCAACGAGGACAGCGTCGCCGTCGCCTACCTCGGCGAGGGCGCCGTCGACCAGGGCGCGTTCCTCGAGTCGCTGAACCTCGCGGCCGTCCAGAACCTCCCCGTGGTGTTCGTCGTCGAGGACAACGACTGGGCCATCAGCATGCCCCAGGAGCGGGTCACCGACGTCCACACACCCGCCGAACGGGCCGACGGCTTCGACATGCCGGGCGTGCGCGTCGACCACGACGACGCCGTCGCCGTCTACGAGGCGGCCCGCGACGCAGTCGGCCGTGCGCGAAACGGCAACGGCCCGACGCTGCTCGACGTACAGGTCCACCGCCGGATGGGTCACTTCATGGGGGACGCCGAGAGCTACCGACCCGACGAGGACAGCGAGCGCGCCCAGCGCCTCGACGCCATCGAGCGCCTCGCCGAGGATCTCCGGGAGCACGGCGTCGAGGACGCCGAACTGAACGAGATTCGGGAAGACGCCGAGGAGCGCGTCGAGGACGCCATCGAGTGGGCGCGTGACCAGCCCGAACCCGACCCGGAAGACGCCTACGAGGACGTGTTCGTGGACGAAACGGCCGCCGCCAGCGGGGGTGACGACTGA
- a CDS encoding alpha-ketoacid dehydrogenase subunit beta: MSKPASDPGEGSADRELTMSRAMVDAIASEMRESEDVFYMGEDVQDYGGIFDSTEGLLDEFGRDRIMDVPISETAYVGAAVGAAQSGMRPIAEIMFADFVGVCLDQVYNQMAKNTYMSGGSVNVPMVLTTAVGGTYNDAAQHSQTLYGLFAHLPGMKVVVPSTAYDAKGLMHAAVRDDDPVVYMFHKRLMGIGWMPAPEGPKTPVPDEDYTIPLGEANVKREGDDVTVVTLGLHVHRALEAADELEGDVDVEVIDLRTLVPFDTETVVDSVRKTGNLVVVDEDYESFGVTSEVTARVAERAPEALEAVERVAVPDVPIPYSRPLENEVNPDSDDIVEAVESLK, from the coding sequence ATGTCCAAGCCCGCCAGCGACCCCGGTGAGGGGAGCGCCGACCGCGAGCTCACGATGAGCCGCGCGATGGTCGACGCGATCGCCTCGGAGATGCGCGAGAGCGAGGACGTCTTCTACATGGGCGAGGACGTCCAGGACTACGGCGGCATCTTCGACTCCACGGAGGGCCTGCTCGACGAGTTCGGGCGGGACCGAATTATGGACGTCCCCATCAGCGAGACGGCGTACGTCGGCGCGGCCGTCGGCGCCGCCCAGTCCGGGATGCGGCCCATCGCGGAGATCATGTTCGCTGACTTCGTCGGCGTCTGCCTCGACCAGGTGTACAACCAGATGGCGAAGAACACGTACATGAGCGGCGGCAGCGTCAACGTCCCGATGGTGCTGACGACCGCGGTCGGCGGCACGTACAACGACGCCGCCCAGCACTCGCAGACGCTGTACGGGCTGTTCGCGCACCTCCCCGGGATGAAGGTGGTCGTCCCGTCGACGGCGTACGACGCGAAGGGCCTGATGCACGCCGCCGTCCGCGACGACGACCCCGTCGTCTACATGTTCCACAAGCGCCTGATGGGCATCGGCTGGATGCCCGCGCCCGAGGGACCGAAGACACCCGTCCCGGACGAGGACTACACGATCCCGCTCGGCGAGGCGAACGTGAAACGCGAGGGCGACGACGTCACTGTGGTCACACTCGGCCTGCACGTCCACCGCGCACTCGAAGCCGCCGACGAACTCGAGGGCGACGTGGACGTCGAAGTGATCGACCTCCGGACGCTCGTCCCGTTCGACACCGAGACGGTCGTCGACTCCGTGCGGAAGACCGGGAACCTCGTGGTCGTCGACGAAGACTACGAGTCGTTCGGCGTGACCAGCGAAGTCACCGCGCGCGTCGCCGAGCGCGCTCCCGAGGCCTTGGAGGCGGTCGAGCGCGTCGCGGTGCCGGACGTCCCCATCCCGTACTCGCGGCCGCTGGAGAACGAGGTCAACCCAGACAGCGACGACATCGTCGAGGCCGTCGAGTCCCTCAAATGA
- a CDS encoding lipoyl domain-containing protein: MSVDIDSADVWPEDADDVDEAVVSNWFVREGGSVEEGETVCEIQIEKVSVDVPAPAGGTLAERTVPENGEFARGDVLGRIEALD; encoded by the coding sequence ATGAGCGTGGACATCGACTCTGCCGACGTCTGGCCCGAGGACGCCGACGACGTCGACGAGGCCGTCGTCTCGAACTGGTTCGTCCGCGAGGGCGGCAGCGTCGAGGAAGGCGAGACGGTCTGCGAGATCCAGATCGAGAAGGTCAGCGTCGACGTCCCCGCGCCGGCCGGCGGCACGCTCGCGGAGCGAACAGTCCCGGAGAACGGCGAGTTCGCACGCGGCGACGTCCTCGGCCGCATCGAAGCACTCGACTGA
- a CDS encoding translation initiation factor yields the protein MSDDDPFEGADVPGMDDLARAEQELSVRVERRTYDKPVTVVEGFDPDATDVGDVATTLKKRLGAGGTAKETSVEVQGDHEDRVKDVLEDEGFAVER from the coding sequence GTGTCAGACGACGACCCGTTCGAGGGAGCCGACGTACCGGGAATGGACGACCTCGCGCGCGCCGAGCAGGAGCTGTCGGTCCGCGTCGAGCGGCGCACGTACGACAAACCGGTCACTGTCGTGGAGGGGTTCGACCCGGACGCCACGGACGTCGGTGACGTGGCGACGACGCTGAAGAAGCGCCTCGGCGCCGGCGGCACCGCCAAGGAGACCAGCGTCGAGGTGCAGGGCGACCACGAGGACCGCGTGAAAGACGTCCTCGAAGACGAAGGGTTCGCGGTCGAGCGCTAG
- the icd gene encoding isocitrate dehydrogenase (NADP(+)) produces the protein MSYDNVDIPESGEKITYDADADELEVPDNPIIPIIFGDGIGKDVAPAAQKVLDAAAEATGRNIEWARVLAGGSARDEYDENLPEDTVETIREHRVAIKGPLTTPVGAGFRSLNVALRKKLDLYANVRPTYYLDGVPSPVKDPEQMDMVNFRENTEDVYAGIEWEAGTDDVEAVRDFVEDDMGFDETIHQGDVGIGVKPITEYGTKRLVRRAIEYAIENDRDSVTLVHKGNIMKFTEGAFRDWGYEVAEEDFPEQTIDEDTLWEEHDGDAPEDKVVVKDRIADNMLQQLLTRTENYDVLAMPNLNGDYLSDAAGAQIGGLGIAPGANFGDGRVLAEPVHGSAPKHAGKDKANPTAMILSGKLMLEYIGWDDAADLVHDAVEGQISEHRVTYDLERQVEGGEKLSTSEYAEEVVERIEELA, from the coding sequence ATGAGCTACGACAACGTCGACATCCCCGAGAGCGGGGAGAAGATCACGTACGACGCGGACGCCGACGAACTCGAAGTCCCCGACAACCCCATCATCCCCATCATCTTCGGGGACGGCATCGGGAAGGACGTCGCGCCCGCCGCACAGAAAGTACTCGACGCCGCCGCGGAGGCGACGGGACGCAACATCGAGTGGGCGCGCGTGCTCGCCGGCGGCAGCGCCCGCGACGAGTACGACGAGAACCTCCCCGAGGACACCGTCGAGACCATCCGCGAGCACCGCGTCGCCATCAAGGGCCCGCTGACGACGCCCGTCGGCGCCGGCTTCCGCAGCCTCAACGTCGCGCTCCGCAAGAAGCTCGACCTCTACGCGAACGTCCGACCGACGTACTACCTCGACGGCGTCCCGTCCCCCGTGAAGGACCCCGAGCAGATGGACATGGTGAACTTCCGGGAGAACACCGAGGACGTCTACGCCGGCATCGAGTGGGAGGCCGGCACCGACGACGTCGAGGCGGTACGCGACTTCGTCGAGGACGACATGGGCTTCGACGAGACCATCCACCAGGGCGACGTCGGCATCGGCGTCAAGCCCATCACGGAGTACGGCACCAAGCGCCTCGTCCGCCGCGCCATCGAGTACGCCATCGAGAACGACCGCGACTCCGTGACCCTCGTCCACAAGGGGAACATCATGAAGTTCACCGAGGGCGCGTTCCGCGACTGGGGCTACGAGGTCGCCGAGGAGGACTTCCCCGAGCAGACCATCGACGAGGACACCCTCTGGGAGGAACACGACGGCGACGCCCCCGAGGACAAGGTCGTCGTCAAGGACCGCATCGCGGACAACATGCTCCAGCAGCTCCTGACGCGCACGGAGAACTACGACGTCCTCGCGATGCCGAACCTCAACGGCGACTACCTCAGCGACGCCGCGGGCGCCCAGATCGGCGGCCTCGGCATCGCGCCCGGCGCGAACTTCGGCGACGGCCGCGTGCTCGCCGAGCCCGTCCACGGCTCCGCGCCCAAGCACGCCGGCAAGGACAAGGCGAACCCGACCGCGATGATCCTCTCCGGCAAGCTCATGCTGGAGTACATCGGCTGGGACGACGCCGCGGACCTCGTCCACGACGCCGTCGAGGGCCAGATCAGCGAGCACCGCGTCACCTACGACCTCGAACGGCAGGTCGAGGGCGGCGAGAAGCTCTCCACCTCCGAGTACGCCGAGGAAGTCGTCGAGCGCATCGAGGAACTCGCGTAA
- a CDS encoding tubulin/FtsZ family protein: MKLAVIGFGNAGGKIADRIVEYEGETGRSLCRFSAVVNTASVDLEKITHIPRQNRVLIGQTDERSKGHGAGADPELGSELTRQDRPELARFLDSVPLHDIDAFLVIGGLGGGTGSGGGPVLAEILADRYDEPVYGLGILPSRDEGGRASLNAARSVQSYTEETDGLIVFDNNAWKDGGDTIEDGYERTNYEIAKRVVTLLGAGEYDGTTVSENAMDSSDINRTLAVGGVSSIAFAETDVDQSTRRQQGLLSRVRSGGSSDGDDVDAATKVHSLVRRAVQSRLTCPAQVHSTERALVVVSGPPTELAQKGLVRARQWLEGEIGSVEVLAGDDPRPGSDVLSATVLLSNVTDVPRIDRLQEQAVDAQSNIEQQAAGRQDEISELITDDEDRLDPI; the protein is encoded by the coding sequence ATGAAGTTGGCCGTAATCGGGTTCGGGAACGCGGGAGGGAAGATCGCCGACAGAATCGTGGAGTACGAGGGGGAGACGGGCCGGTCGCTCTGTCGGTTCTCCGCGGTGGTCAACACCGCGAGCGTCGACCTGGAGAAGATCACGCACATCCCGCGACAGAACCGGGTGCTCATCGGGCAGACCGACGAGCGCTCGAAGGGCCACGGCGCGGGCGCCGACCCCGAGCTCGGCTCGGAGCTGACACGGCAGGACCGTCCGGAGCTCGCGCGCTTCCTCGACAGCGTCCCGCTCCACGACATCGACGCGTTCCTCGTCATCGGCGGCCTCGGCGGCGGCACGGGCAGCGGTGGGGGACCGGTGCTCGCGGAGATCCTCGCCGACCGCTACGACGAACCGGTCTACGGCCTCGGCATCCTCCCGAGCCGCGACGAGGGCGGGCGGGCGTCGCTGAACGCCGCTCGCTCCGTGCAGTCGTACACCGAGGAGACTGACGGCCTGATAGTCTTCGACAACAACGCCTGGAAGGACGGCGGCGACACCATCGAGGACGGCTACGAGCGCACGAACTACGAGATCGCCAAGCGCGTGGTGACGCTGCTGGGAGCGGGCGAGTACGACGGCACGACCGTCTCGGAGAACGCGATGGACTCCAGCGACATCAACCGGACGCTGGCGGTCGGCGGCGTCAGCTCCATCGCGTTCGCGGAGACGGACGTCGACCAGTCCACGCGCCGCCAGCAGGGGCTGTTGAGCCGCGTGCGCTCGGGCGGGTCGAGCGACGGCGACGACGTCGACGCCGCGACGAAGGTCCACAGCCTCGTCCGGCGCGCGGTCCAGTCGCGGCTCACCTGCCCCGCACAGGTCCACTCGACGGAGCGCGCGCTCGTCGTCGTTTCCGGACCGCCGACGGAGCTCGCCCAGAAGGGGCTCGTCCGCGCGCGGCAGTGGCTGGAGGGCGAAATTGGGAGCGTGGAGGTGCTCGCGGGCGACGACCCGCGACCGGGCAGCGACGTGCTGTCGGCGACCGTACTGCTGTCGAACGTGACCGACGTGCCCCGCATCGACCGACTCCAGGAGCAGGCCGTGGACGCCCAGTCGAACATCGAACAGCAGGCCGCCGGCCGTCAGGACGAAATCTCGGAACTCATCACGGACGACGAGGACCGCCTCGACCCGATATGA
- a CDS encoding isoaspartyl peptidase/L-asparaginase: MNVIVHGGAGSTPDEPVPRRATLDEAANAGASESDPVDAVEAAIRVLEADTRFNAGTGGAVQSDGVIRTDAGVMTSDREAGAAASMPGVEAAVPVARAVMEETPHVLLNGVHAVDFAADVGVDVECDLWSEDTRQRWDDLDDHPEGSPLDHLDWIRDKFGQRVAERSEATERASGEAASKDPEGRARKDHDTVGAVAFDGEKLAAATSTGGRWLALAGRVGDVPQIGSGFYAAPAGAASATGAGEDIAKATLTRRAVRHLEDGLDAQEAADRAIAEFGELTGSSAGVVVLDSDGGFGEAFNSEEMQTARARME, from the coding sequence ATGAACGTAATCGTACACGGCGGCGCGGGTTCGACCCCGGACGAACCGGTCCCGCGACGGGCGACGCTCGACGAGGCCGCGAACGCGGGCGCCTCCGAGTCCGACCCCGTAGACGCAGTCGAGGCCGCGATTCGCGTCCTCGAAGCCGACACGCGGTTCAACGCCGGGACGGGCGGCGCGGTGCAGTCCGACGGCGTGATTCGGACCGACGCCGGCGTGATGACCAGCGACCGCGAGGCCGGCGCCGCGGCGTCGATGCCCGGCGTCGAGGCCGCGGTCCCCGTCGCGCGGGCGGTGATGGAGGAGACGCCCCACGTCCTCCTGAACGGCGTCCACGCCGTCGACTTCGCCGCGGACGTCGGCGTGGACGTGGAGTGCGACCTCTGGAGCGAGGACACCCGACAGCGCTGGGACGACCTCGACGACCACCCCGAGGGGAGCCCGCTCGACCACCTCGATTGGATTCGCGACAAGTTCGGACAGCGCGTGGCCGAGCGTAGCGAGGCCACGGAACGAGCGAGCGGCGAAGCCGCGAGCAAGGACCCCGAGGGACGCGCCCGGAAGGACCACGACACGGTCGGTGCCGTGGCGTTCGACGGGGAGAAACTGGCCGCGGCGACGTCGACGGGCGGCCGCTGGCTCGCGCTCGCGGGCCGCGTCGGCGACGTCCCCCAGATCGGCTCGGGGTTCTACGCCGCGCCCGCTGGCGCCGCGTCCGCGACGGGCGCCGGCGAGGACATCGCGAAAGCCACGCTGACGCGCCGCGCCGTCCGCCACCTCGAAGACGGGCTGGACGCGCAGGAAGCCGCCGACCGCGCAATCGCGGAGTTCGGCGAGCTCACCGGGTCGTCGGCGGGCGTCGTCGTGCTCGACAGCGACGGCGGGTTCGGGGAGGCGTTCAACTCCGAGGAGATGCAGACGGCGAGGGCTCGAATGGAGTGA
- a CDS encoding NUDIX hydrolase has translation MPERPTYDGFAKTCLLDPEQCRERTDVLFREETEVVDDRGAFNGHETWAGTAAVAVLNDDGDVLLVNGPDGWRLPATPVRAGDDWAAVARRRVAQKTGFAVDIDRVERVRRTSYRLSGSATRQTTGYDVVFRARPLDEPTRMDYLEARRASEDGDEWADDWFASVPDGAAEDAFRGDVEWFLGD, from the coding sequence ATGCCCGAACGCCCCACGTACGACGGTTTCGCGAAGACGTGTCTGCTGGACCCCGAGCAATGCCGCGAGCGCACGGACGTGCTGTTCCGCGAGGAGACGGAGGTCGTCGACGACCGCGGCGCGTTCAACGGCCACGAGACGTGGGCGGGGACGGCGGCGGTCGCGGTGCTGAACGACGACGGAGACGTGTTGCTCGTGAACGGGCCGGACGGCTGGCGGCTGCCGGCGACGCCGGTGCGGGCGGGCGACGACTGGGCGGCGGTGGCGCGCCGCCGGGTCGCCCAGAAGACCGGGTTCGCCGTCGACATCGACCGCGTGGAGCGCGTGCGCCGGACGAGCTACCGGCTCTCGGGGTCGGCGACGCGCCAGACAACTGGCTACGACGTGGTGTTCCGCGCGCGGCCGCTCGACGAGCCGACGCGGATGGACTACCTCGAAGCCAGACGAGCCAGCGAGGACGGCGACGAGTGGGCCGACGACTGGTTCGCGAGCGTGCCCGACGGCGCCGCCGAGGACGCGTTCCGCGGGGACGTCGAGTGGTTCCTCGGGGACTGA